The following proteins come from a genomic window of Gottfriedia acidiceleris:
- a CDS encoding serine hydrolase domain-containing protein yields the protein MMKKFYLFLIPSFLTVLMMSPFCSFIWNKNSSKVTVSHYPTMKKVAFTKGQNKNTGEIDRYLQQIHFNGVVLVRKNGENILNKGYGYRDIENQLQNTPNTYYPVGSISKFFVSTMLMQLKEEGKISFNDPISKYIPDFPNGSKLSLFHLISHTSGIKKQKELFNPISSTNLIKEIVKSNAHFKPLNKWDYNDTNYILLAYVIEKVTGIPYGEYIKTHIFDKAKITGIGQGKDFYKKGNHALGYLVIQSKNDPKQLRIPNFNYLLGCGDIYSTVSGIQKMDEALISNKLILGKSFTQFIKPYQNHYAFGIYHKGKYLYNHGVVPGINCMNVFDPVSKTYVIVFSNSQKMKPNIFKIAMNLFKLVNKMS from the coding sequence ATGATGAAAAAATTTTATTTGTTCTTGATTCCTAGTTTCTTAACTGTTTTAATGATGTCTCCATTTTGTAGTTTTATTTGGAATAAAAACTCTTCAAAAGTGACAGTTTCGCATTACCCTACTATGAAAAAAGTTGCTTTTACTAAGGGTCAAAATAAAAATACTGGAGAGATTGATCGCTACTTACAGCAAATTCATTTTAACGGAGTTGTTCTTGTTAGGAAGAATGGAGAAAATATCCTAAATAAGGGATACGGTTATCGGGATATCGAAAATCAGTTACAGAACACACCAAATACGTATTATCCAGTTGGCTCAATTTCTAAATTTTTTGTATCAACGATGTTAATGCAATTAAAAGAAGAAGGCAAAATCTCTTTTAATGATCCGATTTCAAAATATATACCGGATTTTCCAAATGGGTCAAAATTATCATTATTTCATTTAATTTCACATACTTCAGGGATTAAGAAGCAAAAAGAGTTATTTAATCCAATTTCATCTACTAATTTAATAAAGGAAATAGTTAAATCAAATGCTCACTTTAAACCGCTGAACAAATGGGATTACAATGACACAAATTATATTTTACTTGCTTACGTTATTGAAAAAGTAACTGGAATTCCTTATGGAGAATATATAAAAACACATATTTTTGATAAAGCGAAAATAACTGGAATTGGACAAGGTAAAGATTTTTATAAAAAAGGGAATCATGCACTAGGTTATTTAGTAATTCAATCTAAAAATGATCCGAAGCAATTACGAATCCCCAATTTTAACTATTTATTAGGCTGTGGAGATATTTATTCAACGGTTTCAGGAATACAAAAAATGGACGAAGCACTTATTTCGAATAAACTTATTTTGGGTAAAAGTTTTACTCAATTTATTAAGCCGTATCAAAATCATTATGCATTTGGAATTTATCATAAAGGAAAGTATTTATACAATCATGGGGTAGTTCCAGGAATTAATTGTATGAATGTATTCGATCCAGTTTCGAAAACATATGTAATTGTGTTTTCGAATAGTCAAAAGATGAAACCAAACATTTTTAAGATCGCAATGAACTTATTTAAACTAGTTAACAAAATGAGTTGA
- the dltX gene encoding teichoic acid D-Ala incorporation-associated protein DltX: MGKIHIFRSKTLRFIFYTAFYLSILLALLYLYGFKDSFTGTFIYNDF; the protein is encoded by the coding sequence ATGGGTAAAATCCATATTTTCCGTTCAAAGACTTTAAGATTTATATTTTATACTGCGTTTTATTTATCAATTTTACTTGCACTACTCTACTTATATGGATTTAAAGATTCATTTACAGGGACCTTTATATATAACGATTTTTAG
- the dltA gene encoding D-alanine--poly(phosphoribitol) ligase subunit DltA has translation MKSIIEQIDYWAINTPDTIAFQNSDYSLTYKTLKQQSDAIASWMIKNNFTNKPIIVYGHMQAGMISIFLGSVKAGCAYIPVDESIPFERLKKMITNSGASLLITPKDITLEFESINTINYGELQKIIDSTNLVKSLTDFNVKDDETFYIIYTSGSTGDPKGVQITERNLRSFTSWILKDFNIHNGQRFLNQAPFSFDLSVMDLYPSLLSGGTLIAVEKSLVERPKSLFDYLMASDIEVWTSTPSFIEMCMMNPNFSELLLPNLKTFLFCGEVLSNNTAKQLLSRFPKAEIYNTYGPTEATVAVTFVQITEEVINQYAPLPIGRPKDDTIIYIMDELGNPLPDGETGEIIIAGPSVSKGYLNNQLKTDAAYYQISGMQAYKTGDSGYFDHGLLFYKGRIDFQVKLHGYRIEIEDIENNIRRLPLVHSAVILPEMKDGKCIDLHCLVVVKEHDFEKEYHLTRFLKQELNKYMPTYMIPRKFSYLQTLPMTTNGKVDRKKLLEQTYQ, from the coding sequence ATGAAATCAATTATTGAACAAATAGATTATTGGGCAATTAACACCCCAGACACTATCGCTTTTCAAAATAGTGATTATTCGTTAACATATAAAACTTTAAAGCAACAATCAGATGCGATTGCTAGCTGGATGATTAAAAATAATTTTACAAATAAGCCTATTATTGTGTATGGACATATGCAGGCAGGAATGATTTCCATTTTCTTAGGAAGTGTAAAAGCAGGTTGTGCTTATATTCCGGTTGATGAGTCTATTCCTTTTGAAAGACTCAAAAAAATGATTACGAATTCTGGTGCATCTTTATTAATTACACCAAAAGATATTACTTTAGAGTTTGAATCCATTAATACCATAAATTATGGTGAACTACAGAAGATTATTGATTCTACAAACCTAGTCAAATCTTTAACTGATTTCAATGTTAAAGACGATGAAACATTTTATATTATCTATACTTCTGGCAGTACTGGAGATCCAAAAGGCGTACAAATTACTGAAAGAAACTTACGTAGTTTTACCAGTTGGATATTGAAGGATTTTAATATACACAATGGACAACGCTTTTTGAACCAAGCTCCTTTCTCTTTTGATTTATCAGTAATGGATTTATATCCATCATTATTATCCGGTGGCACACTCATTGCTGTTGAAAAATCTTTGGTTGAGCGACCAAAATCACTATTCGATTATTTAATGGCAAGTGATATTGAGGTTTGGACTTCTACACCTTCATTTATAGAGATGTGTATGATGAATCCAAATTTCAGCGAATTGTTACTACCTAACTTAAAGACTTTTCTTTTCTGTGGTGAAGTACTATCGAATAATACTGCTAAACAGCTTTTATCTAGATTTCCTAAAGCAGAAATTTATAATACTTACGGTCCAACAGAAGCGACAGTTGCTGTAACATTCGTACAGATTACTGAGGAAGTCATAAATCAATACGCCCCATTACCGATTGGTAGGCCGAAAGACGATACAATCATTTACATTATGGATGAATTGGGGAACCCACTTCCAGATGGTGAAACAGGGGAAATTATTATAGCTGGTCCAAGCGTTAGTAAAGGGTATCTTAATAATCAGTTAAAAACTGATGCAGCCTACTATCAAATAAGTGGCATGCAGGCCTATAAAACAGGTGATTCTGGTTACTTTGATCACGGACTATTGTTCTATAAAGGTAGGATCGATTTCCAAGTAAAGCTACATGGATATCGAATTGAAATTGAGGACATTGAAAATAACATTAGAAGATTACCATTAGTTCATTCTGCAGTTATTTTACCAGAGATGAAGGATGGTAAGTGTATAGATCTACATTGCTTAGTAGTCGTTAAAGAACATGATTTCGAAAAGGAATATCATTTAACACGATTTTTAAAACAAGAATTAAATAAATATATGCCGACTTATATGATTCCAAGAAAATTTAGTTATTTACAAACTTTACCAATGACAACGAACGGTAAAGTGGATCGAAAAAAATTATTGGAGCAAACTTACCAATGA